The genomic DNA TTGGCTCACATTGCCTTGGGGATTCCTTTTGCAAGGTCTGTCCCCGCAGCGCGTGGTGATGGCATATAAAGCCTTCTTCCACGGTGAATGTTGCGGTAATCAGCAGCAAAAAAGCCACACAGCAACTGAAATCAGAAATTCGACTTATTTCTGATATTTAAAACACCCGGACTCAACTCGTCGGAAAGCCCCTTCCAAAAGGGGACTCCAATCGAAGCGCACCAGTAGCCGACGGTCAGCGTCGTCCGGCAATGGACGAGCTGTTCTTACCCGCGCGAGCCTCGCTCAAACTCACCATTCCAGCGTCGCCCGCACCGGGAAGTGATCGGACGGATACACGCCGTTCTTCGAACTGCGGATGATCTCCGACTCCGATCCCTTCATATCGGGAGTCGTGTAGATGTAATCGATCCGGAAGCCGTCCTTCACCCCGGTAAACTGATTGAAGGTTCCCGATTCCTCCGGCGGCGTGCTGGCGTTGAGAGAGCGCCACACATCGCCGAAGCCGGCGGCCTTGATCGCGGCGTGAAGAGGATCGCTCTCGGGAGCGTTGAAGTCGCCTGTTAGAATGACAGGGTCGGTGGCCTTGCGGGCGGCGATTCGGGAGAGGATGAGCTCCGTGCCTTTCTGCCGGGCTTCCGGCGAGGCGTGGTCGAGGTGGGTATTGAAGTAGTGGAAGGTCTTCTTCGTCTCGCGGTCGTAAAGCTTCGCCCAGGTGCAGATGCGCGTGACGGTATTCCCCCAGGTACAGGAGTTGCAGATCTCCGGGGTATCCGAGAGCCAGAAGGTGCCGCTTTCCTGGATGCGGAAGCGGTCGGCTTTCACGAGGATGGCGGCATACTCGCCCTGATCGATGCCGTCCTCGCGGCCCACACCGATCGCAACGTAACCGGGAAGCCGGTCGGCCAGATCATCCATCATCTGTGGCAGGCCTTCCTGAATGCCCACGAGATCGGCATCGTCGTGCTTGATCAGCTCGGCGGCCTGGTCGCGGCGAGTGGTCCAGGCGCGGTCACCTTTGTCCCCGGAAGTGATGTAGCGGAGATTGTAGGTCAGCACCCGCAGCGGCTTCGCTTCGGCGACGCCGAGTGCAAGGAGTCCGGCGGCCGCGGTTGCCAAGGCTTTCAAGGTCATGCCGGAGTGTGGCAATTCCCGAATGAGGCGCAATCACGGGAATGTGGCACGGACGTGGCGTGGCGGGTGCGGACCACATTGGGATTGTCGCCCGCTCCGGCCTTTCGCCAGATGTGAGCATGCGCTTCCTGCTCTTCCTCCCCCTCCTCGCCGCGGCGGATCCCCTCACCTACGAGTGCCGGTTTTCGGAAGCCGCGCCGAAGGTCGATGGCGATCTGTCAGACGCCGCTTGGGAAAAGGTCGCTTGGACCAGCGACTTCATGGACATCCGCGGCAAAGAGCAGCCCGCCCCGCGTTTCCGCACTCGCGCCAAAATGCTGTGGACCGCCGATGGGCTGCACGTCGCTGCCGAAATGGTGGAACCGCACGTCTGGGGCACGCTGACGGAGAAGAACTCGATCATTTTCCAAGACAACGACTTCGAGATCTTCATCGATCCCGATGGCGACACGCTCAACTACTACGAGTTCGAGATCAACACGCTCGGCACCATCTGGGAGCTCACGCTCGACAAGCCCTACGCGAAAGGCGGCAACGCCGCGCTCGGCACCAACCTCCCCGGTCTCAAAAGCGCCGTGAAGATCAACGGCACGCTGAACGACCCGACGGACACCGACACCGGCTGGTCCGTGGAAGTCTTCCTGCCGTGGAAGGACCTCGCGAAATACACCGGCAAGCTCCCTTCACCCCCGAACTCCGGCGACACGTGGCGGATCAATTTCTCCCGCGTCGAGTGGATCCACTCCATCAAGGACGGCAAGTATGTCCGCGTCCCCGAGCATGGTACGAAGATCGCCGAGGACAATCATCCAGAGGACAACTGGGTTTGGAGCCCACAGGGCGAGATCGCGATGCACATCCCGGAGAGGTGGGGTGTGCTGAAGTTCACGAAGTAGCTTCGATTCGCGCCCCTAGCGAAAATTCCGGCGGATTTTCCCGCGTATTTCGCGTATGTGCTGCGGAATGCGCCGTTTCCTCCCGTGGGTCTGCCTGGCTTTCCTCTCGGTCACTCATGCCGGGGAGCGAGGCACTTGGCTTTGCGTCGGTCCGCGGGAACTCGTCGAGGCCGCCGCGCCGCTGTGCGAGCTGCGCATGTCCCAAGGCTGGCGAGTGGAGCGTTCCCAGTCGCCACCCGCGGAAGCCATCGCAGCGCTGGATCCGAAGCCGGCTGCCGTATTGATCCTCGGCGATGACAGCACCGCGCCCGTCGCTGCCCCTTGGCTCACTGCGGCGGAGCGCCGTCCCTATCATGGCTGGCTCGCCAAGCACCCGAAGGAATTCGTGAGTGATGCGGCCTACGGCGATCTCAATCGCGATGGCATTCCCGAGATCCCGGTCGGCCGGATTCCTGCGCGAAGCCCGGCAGACGTCGACGCCGTGGTGAAGAAGATCATCGCGTGGGAGAAGCGCACGCCTTCTCCGGCCGACCTGAGTGTCCCGGTGTGGGCGGGCGATCCCGGTTTCGGAAAGATCGGCGAGGGCATGAAGCTGATCTCGCTGCCTTTCTTCATGAACCGCTTGCGGGAGGAAGCGCCGCTGTGGGCGAGCTTCTGGCTGCTACAATCCGAGCCACGCAGCCCCTTCTGCGGCTGGCCGGAAGATAGCGCGACGAATTTCAACCAGCGCATCTCACAGGGCTCGCTGTTCAGCGCGATGATCGGCCATGGTCGCACGGATTCCTGGTGGATCATGACCTTGCCCACCGGCTCGCTGCGCTACCGGCCGGAAGACGCCCGCGCCTTGGTCGCGCCACAGCCCGCAGCGCCGCACATCGTCTTCGCCTGCCGCTGCGGTGCCTTTGCCGATCCCAAGACCCGCTGTCTGGGCGAGGAAATGCTCTTCGCTCCCGGTGGACCGGTGGCTTGCATCGCCGCTTCGGTCGATTCGCATCCACTCACGAACTACTACGGATCTACGAGTTTGCTCGAGGATCTGAACCGCGATCCTTCGGACACCCTGGGCCAACTCTGGGTGGACTCCATCACCCGCGCCCACGCCCGGCACGAGGTCCTGAAAGAACTTCTGGTCTCGCTCCTGGAACCCATCGTCATCGGCAAGCGCAACCCGGTGGAGGATCTCAAGGCCGATCACCTCTTGATTTATAACTTGCTCGGCGATCCGGCGACCCGGCTCTTCATGCCCCGGCCGCTGGAGGCAAAAGTCGAGCGCCTTGGGAGCGAATGGAAGTGGAGCGTCACCAAGCCAACGGACCTTGCGCCCGGGCAACGGCTGGTGATTCAGCACCGGCCGCCTCTTCCCGGCGTCTACCTCGGCAAGCCCGGGAGTGAACCTCAAGCAGCCAACATGGCGCTGGAGAAAGCGAATGCCGCGCTCGGCTTCCGAACCTTGAAGGAGTTGAATAGCACCGAGGCGTGGAATGGTGAGATTGCGGAGCCGGGGACCCTGCGGCTGTGCGTCACCGGCGGGCCCGCGCTGCTGGTGCATGCGGAGAACCTTGGGATGACGAAGTGACCGTTCGGCATTCGCTCTAGGGAATACCCAAATCCTTCAAGGAACCGCGGCGAACGCACGCTGCGATCTGTAGAAGAAGATCGCGCGGGGAATGGCCATGAGGCGAGCCAGCCAGCCAAGTGGAATCTTGAGCCTCGCTGACGGCCCCGAGGACTTCTCAAGCAACGTGACCATGTCCGGGTGACCGAACATGGCGGCGAACACGGCCGGTGTCTTGCCACCGCCTTGGTCGGCGAGTGGATTGGCACCGGCAGCGAGGAGGATGCGCGCAACACTGAGGTGCCCTTTGAAGGCGACACCAGCGAGCGGGGTTTGGCCGCGGTCGTTGCGGGCGTCGGCTTCAGCCTGATGTTCTAACAAGAGCTCCACGGCCTCCGTATTGCCATGATAGGCGGCGAGCATGAGCAGGGTGTTGCCCTTGCTGTCCTTGAGTTCGACGGGCATTCCGGCCTCAAGCATCGGGCGCAGCATTTCGGTGTCACCCTGGCGGGCGGCATCGAGCGCCATCTGCTGGAGCTCGGCGTAGCGGCGGTGTTCGTCTTCGGTGATCATGACGGAGTCCGTGAAGGATGGTGATGCATTTGTTAGACGCTGGCAGGTTCGGCCTGCGGCTCTTCTTGAACGGAGATGCTATTGGTGACGCCGTCCGTGTGGGCCTTCAATGCGGCGCGGACGCCAGCGCCGTAGGCGGGATCCGCCTTGTCGAAGTGAGCGAGCTGGCGGTCGATGATTTCCTGCGGCACACCCTGCATCGCCTCCGCGATGTTGCTAAACAGCGCCTGTTGCTGCGACGGGTTCATCAGGCGGAACAGGTTGCCCGGCTGCGTGTAGTCGTCGTTGCCCTCACGATGATTCCAGCGGTCGGCGTCGCCGGAGATCTTCAGCGGCGGCTCGGCGAAGCGGTCGCTCTCGGAGGGGCCATTGAAACTATTAGGTTCATAGTAGGCACTCGATGACGTGCTGTAGCCGGCATTCATCGATCCATCGAGGTGATAGTGATTCACCGCGCTCTTCGGCCGGTTCACCGGCAGCGCCTCATACCAGGTTCCCACGCGATAGCGGTGCGCATCGGCGTAGGAGAAGATGCGGGCTTGCAGCATCTTGTCCGGCGAGAAGCTGATGCCAGGCACGATGTTCGAGGGAGAAAAGGCTGATTGCTCGATCTCCTGGAAGTAGTTCTCCGGGTTGCGGTTCAACTCAAGCACGCCCACCGGGATCACCGGATAGTCCGCGTGCGGCCAGACCTTGGTGAGGTCGAAGGGATTGAAGGCGCACTTTTCCGCATCCTCCTCGGCCATCACCTGGATCTGCAAGTCCCACTGCGGGAACTCACCGCGCTCGATGGCTTCGTAGAGATCTTTCTGCGAGGACTCGCGGTCCTTCGCGATGACCTGCTCGCCCTCGCGGTTGGTCATGGTCTTGATGCCCTGGCGGGTCTTGAAGTGGAACTTCACCCAGAAGCGTTCACCAGTGGCATTGATGAGCGAGTAGGTGTGCGAGCCATAGCCATTCGTGTGGCGATAGCTCAGTGGCAGGCCGCGGTCGGACATCAGAATGGTCACTTGGTGCAGCGACTCCGGCGAGAGCGACCAGAAGTCCCACATGGCGGTGGCGCTGCGCATGTTAGTGCGCGGGTGGCGCTTCTGCGTGTGGATGAAGTCGGGGAACTTGAGCGGATCGCGCACGAAGAAGACCGGCGTGTTGTTTCCGACCAGATCCCAGTTGCCTTCCTCGGTGTAGAACTTGAGCGCCCAGCCGCGCACATCGCGCTCGGCATCGGCAGCGCCGCGTTCACCGGCGACGGTGGAGAAGCGGAGCAACATGTCCGTCTTCTTGCCGACTTCGGAGAAGATCGCGGCCTTGGTGTATTTCGTGATGTCGTGGGTGATCGTCAGCGTGCCGAAGGCGCCGGAGCCCTTGGCATGCACCACACGCTCGGGGATGCGTTCACGGTTCTGATGGGCGAGCTTTTCGATGAGCTGATAGTCCTGCAGCAACAGCGGCCCACGTGGTCCGGCAGACAGGGAGTTCTGGTTGTCGGCGATCGGGTTGCCGCCGGTGGTCGTCATCTGGGATTTCGCCATGGTATGGGGTCAGGTTGCGAAGCAGATGCTGGCGGATCGCGAGCCATTTGAGAAATCGCTGGTTGAAAACGCACCTATTCAAATCTCTTATAGCTGGGTGGAACTTCGCCAGCTCGAGCTTCTGGTCAGCGTCATCGAATCCGGCTCACTGACGGCCGCCGCCGCCAAGTGCCATCTTTCCCAGCCGGCGATCAGCCAGCAGATCCAAGCGCTGGAGGAGGAAATCGGCGAACCGCTACTCATCCGGCGTGCCCGCGGCGTGGAGCCTACCGTGGCCGGCCGCACGGTGTTGGAACACGCGCAGCGGCTGCTCGCCGAGCGCGACAGGCTGCGCGATGCCTTCGCGGACCGGCGGGAACTCCGGCATGGTCGCGTTTCGTTCGGCATCATTCCAACGATCGCTCCTTACCTGTTGCCGCAATGGCTCGGCCCCTTCCGTGAGCGCTTCCCGGGCATCGCCATCGCGATTTCCGAATCGCGCACCAATGAACTGATCACGCAACTCGTGGAGGGTCGCATTGAATTTGCCGTGCTCAGCGATGTGCCAGAGCACGATCGCCAAAAGTGGTCACTACAAGTGCGCGAGCTGTTCCGCGAGCCGCTGCTGCTGGCCGCACCCACCCAGCATCCTCTCGCAGAACGCAGAGCCGCTCCCACACCCGCGGACTTGAAGCCAAGCGAACTGATCCACTTGAAAGGTGGCCACTGCCTTGCCGACCGCACCCTGCGCCTCTGCAAGATCCGCGAACCCGATCCCGGACTTCAATGCGACCAGCTAGGCACGGCACTGTCGATGGTCGCCGCTGGCCTCGGCGTCACCGTGATCCCAAAGCTAGCCACACGCAACCAAGCCCTGGATGGCATCACGCTGCGTCCCTTCGCCGGCAAAGGCCTGCACCGCGTGATCGCGCTGATGAAACGGCGCGGCAGTAAGGACAGCCCGGCGGCTACCGAGCTGCTCAAGATGCTGTCGCCGTGAGGCTCAACCTTCCACCAGCGGCTGTTCCGCCTCTGAAGCAAGGGTCTCTCCGGTCGAGCGATCGAGATCACCCGTCCTTCTCCAGATCCGTCGTCCTAACAGAATCGCAGTGATCGTGAGACCCGCCGTGATGCCCCACCACATGCCGGTGACTCCGAAGCCCAGTGGATGCGCCAGGCACCAGCCGAGCGGGATCGAGATCACCCAATACGCCCAGAAGGCAATCCATGCCGGCGTATGCACATCATCGAGACCACGCAGCGCTCCCGCGGCGATGATCTGCAGGGCATCGCAGAACTGGAATGCCGCCGCGACGATGAGCAGCGATGCCGCCATTTCCAACACGGCAGGATCATCGATGAACAGCGCTGCAAGCTGGCGATTGAAGAACACGAACGCAGTCGCGCTGAAGACCGTAAACGTCACCCCCATCGCCCAGCCGCTGGCGACGATCGGGCGCATGGAAGCGAAGTTCTTCGCCCCGAAGGCCTCGCCGATGCGCACGGTGAGCGCCATGGAGATGCCGAG from Luteolibacter sp. Y139 includes the following:
- a CDS encoding C25 family cysteine peptidase; the encoded protein is MRRFLPWVCLAFLSVTHAGERGTWLCVGPRELVEAAAPLCELRMSQGWRVERSQSPPAEAIAALDPKPAAVLILGDDSTAPVAAPWLTAAERRPYHGWLAKHPKEFVSDAAYGDLNRDGIPEIPVGRIPARSPADVDAVVKKIIAWEKRTPSPADLSVPVWAGDPGFGKIGEGMKLISLPFFMNRLREEAPLWASFWLLQSEPRSPFCGWPEDSATNFNQRISQGSLFSAMIGHGRTDSWWIMTLPTGSLRYRPEDARALVAPQPAAPHIVFACRCGAFADPKTRCLGEEMLFAPGGPVACIAASVDSHPLTNYYGSTSLLEDLNRDPSDTLGQLWVDSITRAHARHEVLKELLVSLLEPIVIGKRNPVEDLKADHLLIYNLLGDPATRLFMPRPLEAKVERLGSEWKWSVTKPTDLAPGQRLVIQHRPPLPGVYLGKPGSEPQAANMALEKANAALGFRTLKELNSTEAWNGEIAEPGTLRLCVTGGPALLVHAENLGMTK
- a CDS encoding catalase → MAKSQMTTTGGNPIADNQNSLSAGPRGPLLLQDYQLIEKLAHQNRERIPERVVHAKGSGAFGTLTITHDITKYTKAAIFSEVGKKTDMLLRFSTVAGERGAADAERDVRGWALKFYTEEGNWDLVGNNTPVFFVRDPLKFPDFIHTQKRHPRTNMRSATAMWDFWSLSPESLHQVTILMSDRGLPLSYRHTNGYGSHTYSLINATGERFWVKFHFKTRQGIKTMTNREGEQVIAKDRESSQKDLYEAIERGEFPQWDLQIQVMAEEDAEKCAFNPFDLTKVWPHADYPVIPVGVLELNRNPENYFQEIEQSAFSPSNIVPGISFSPDKMLQARIFSYADAHRYRVGTWYEALPVNRPKSAVNHYHLDGSMNAGYSTSSSAYYEPNSFNGPSESDRFAEPPLKISGDADRWNHREGNDDYTQPGNLFRLMNPSQQQALFSNIAEAMQGVPQEIIDRQLAHFDKADPAYGAGVRAALKAHTDGVTNSISVQEEPQAEPASV
- a CDS encoding endonuclease/exonuclease/phosphatase family protein — encoded protein: MTLKALATAAAGLLALGVAEAKPLRVLTYNLRYITSGDKGDRAWTTRRDQAAELIKHDDADLVGIQEGLPQMMDDLADRLPGYVAIGVGREDGIDQGEYAAILVKADRFRIQESGTFWLSDTPEICNSCTWGNTVTRICTWAKLYDRETKKTFHYFNTHLDHASPEARQKGTELILSRIAARKATDPVILTGDFNAPESDPLHAAIKAAGFGDVWRSLNASTPPEESGTFNQFTGVKDGFRIDYIYTTPDMKGSESEIIRSSKNGVYPSDHFPVRATLEW
- a CDS encoding LysR family transcriptional regulator, which produces MVWGQVAKQMLADREPFEKSLVENAPIQISYSWVELRQLELLVSVIESGSLTAAAAKCHLSQPAISQQIQALEEEIGEPLLIRRARGVEPTVAGRTVLEHAQRLLAERDRLRDAFADRRELRHGRVSFGIIPTIAPYLLPQWLGPFRERFPGIAIAISESRTNELITQLVEGRIEFAVLSDVPEHDRQKWSLQVRELFREPLLLAAPTQHPLAERRAAPTPADLKPSELIHLKGGHCLADRTLRLCKIREPDPGLQCDQLGTALSMVAAGLGVTVIPKLATRNQALDGITLRPFAGKGLHRVIALMKRRGSKDSPAATELLKMLSP
- a CDS encoding ankyrin repeat domain-containing protein, whose protein sequence is MITEDEHRRYAELQQMALDAARQGDTEMLRPMLEAGMPVELKDSKGNTLLMLAAYHGNTEAVELLLEHQAEADARNDRGQTPLAGVAFKGHLSVARILLAAGANPLADQGGGKTPAVFAAMFGHPDMVTLLEKSSGPSARLKIPLGWLARLMAIPRAIFFYRSQRAFAAVP
- a CDS encoding carbohydrate-binding family 9-like protein — translated: MWHGRGVAGADHIGIVARSGLSPDVSMRFLLFLPLLAAADPLTYECRFSEAAPKVDGDLSDAAWEKVAWTSDFMDIRGKEQPAPRFRTRAKMLWTADGLHVAAEMVEPHVWGTLTEKNSIIFQDNDFEIFIDPDGDTLNYYEFEINTLGTIWELTLDKPYAKGGNAALGTNLPGLKSAVKINGTLNDPTDTDTGWSVEVFLPWKDLAKYTGKLPSPPNSGDTWRINFSRVEWIHSIKDGKYVRVPEHGTKIAEDNHPEDNWVWSPQGEIAMHIPERWGVLKFTK